A stretch of the Desulfobacter sp. genome encodes the following:
- a CDS encoding saccharopine dehydrogenase NADP-binding domain-containing protein yields MKNILILGAGLVSRPGIIFLLENKFKVTVASRTLEKAQKMVQGFENGTAAQILVDDTRALDALVKQHDIIVSLLPWTHHILVARSCLANNKHMVTTSYVSQEMKNLSDQAKAKNLLFLNEIGVDPGIDHMSAMKIIDEVHAENGKIRHFYSFCGGLPAPEDNDNPLGYKFSWSPKGVVLASKNPARFLENKEHINIKGEDLFLNYRRETIKELGEFEVYPNRDSMPYKEIYGLKDAHTVMRGTYRNIGWCDTFKKIVDLGLVDDTPVSHLSNISFKKMMATLPGIPENKNIKTTIAQKAGIAEDHFVIQNLEWLGLFSNDPIPALDNYLDILSEKLWEKLVYKPGEKDMLVLRHTFVVENQDGSEKTITSTLINYGIPFGDSSMARTVSLPLGIGIKLIAQGKIDLTGVQIPIKKEIYTPVLKALEDLGIQMVEKTKPKP; encoded by the coding sequence ATGAAAAACATTCTGATTCTGGGAGCCGGGCTTGTGAGCAGACCCGGCATCATCTTTCTTCTGGAAAACAAATTTAAGGTCACCGTGGCATCAAGAACCCTGGAAAAGGCCCAAAAAATGGTCCAGGGATTTGAAAACGGCACCGCCGCGCAAATCCTGGTGGATGACACCAGGGCATTGGACGCCCTGGTAAAACAACATGATATTATTGTCAGCCTCCTGCCCTGGACCCACCATATCCTTGTGGCCCGATCCTGCCTTGCCAACAATAAACACATGGTCACCACCTCCTATGTCAGCCAAGAGATGAAAAACCTTTCTGACCAGGCAAAAGCCAAAAACCTCTTATTTTTAAATGAGATCGGTGTTGATCCTGGAATTGACCACATGTCAGCCATGAAAATCATTGATGAGGTCCATGCTGAAAATGGTAAAATCCGGCATTTTTATTCTTTTTGCGGCGGCCTCCCGGCACCTGAAGATAATGACAACCCCCTTGGCTATAAATTTTCATGGAGTCCCAAAGGCGTTGTTCTGGCATCTAAAAACCCGGCCCGGTTTCTTGAAAACAAGGAACATATAAATATCAAAGGAGAGGATCTCTTTCTCAATTACCGCAGGGAAACGATCAAAGAACTGGGTGAATTTGAAGTTTACCCCAACAGGGATTCCATGCCCTATAAAGAAATTTACGGACTTAAGGATGCCCACACGGTCATGCGGGGAACTTACAGAAACATCGGGTGGTGCGATACGTTCAAAAAAATCGTTGACCTCGGCCTGGTAGATGATACGCCAGTGTCACATTTGTCCAATATCAGCTTTAAAAAAATGATGGCGACTCTCCCGGGCATACCTGAAAATAAAAACATAAAAACTACCATTGCCCAAAAAGCCGGAATTGCTGAAGATCATTTTGTCATCCAAAACCTGGAATGGCTCGGATTGTTCAGCAATGATCCCATCCCTGCCCTGGACAATTACCTGGATATCTTAAGCGAAAAACTTTGGGAAAAACTGGTATACAAACCCGGTGAAAAAGATATGCTGGTGCTGCGCCACACCTTTGTGGTTGAAAACCAGGATGGCTCGGAAAAAACCATTACATCCACCCTGATCAATTACGGCATTCCCTTTGGAGACTCGTCAATGGCCAGGACGGTCAGCCTGCCATTGGGCATCGGCATCAAATTAATAGCCCAAGGTAAAATCGACCTGACCGGTGTCCAGATCCCCATTAAAAAAGAGATTTACACCCCCGTACTCAAAGCGCTTGAAGACCTGGGAATTCAAATGGTTGAAAAAACAAAGCCAAAACCATAA
- a CDS encoding IS4 family transposase, with product MTHISVPKKQLRSLNFDNFRCPLIKSLSKAPELQSRGDRPLKMTFEDQINALVYFHLQEHKSARHLIQDLKENVFAKENIAPDGGISRSSFCEAINHRGLEQLQFIFEDLYKQALECHPGEHAELGELVSIDGSLINAVLSMHWANYRKGSKKAKVHCGFDINHGIPNKIFLTEGNGAERTFVPKILSKGQTGVMDRGYQSHKEFDLLQEQGKHFVCRIKTRTTRTIIDNHETPSDSYIFYDALVKLGTPNQNQTKRPVRVVGYKIAGVKYYVATDRHDLTAEQIATIYKLRWTIEDFFKWWKEHLKVYHLIARSEYGLMVQILGGLITYLLLAIHCQKQFNEKVTIKRVRQLRTAILNDLFGCEEQGSHNSNRDNIVKDQKIIEQAKT from the coding sequence ATGACGCACATCTCAGTCCCTAAAAAACAACTACGGTCCCTGAACTTTGACAATTTCAGGTGCCCTCTGATAAAGTCACTTTCAAAAGCACCGGAATTACAATCTCGAGGAGACCGCCCTTTAAAAATGACATTCGAAGACCAGATAAATGCTTTGGTTTATTTCCATCTTCAGGAGCACAAGTCTGCCCGACATTTAATTCAGGATCTCAAGGAGAATGTTTTTGCTAAAGAAAATATTGCGCCAGACGGTGGTATCAGCCGTAGTAGTTTCTGTGAAGCCATCAATCACAGGGGACTCGAACAACTGCAATTTATCTTTGAGGATCTTTATAAACAGGCTCTTGAGTGTCATCCGGGTGAACACGCCGAGTTAGGAGAGTTGGTTTCCATTGACGGTAGTCTCATAAATGCAGTCCTTTCAATGCACTGGGCGAACTACAGAAAAGGAAGTAAAAAAGCCAAAGTACATTGCGGATTTGACATTAATCACGGAATCCCAAACAAAATCTTTTTGACTGAAGGCAACGGCGCTGAACGCACTTTTGTTCCCAAAATACTTTCCAAGGGGCAAACAGGTGTTATGGATCGTGGATATCAATCCCATAAAGAATTTGACCTGCTTCAGGAGCAAGGCAAACATTTTGTCTGCCGTATAAAAACCAGGACAACAAGAACAATTATTGATAACCACGAGACCCCTTCCGACAGCTACATTTTTTATGATGCACTGGTTAAACTTGGTACTCCGAATCAAAACCAGACGAAAAGGCCTGTTCGGGTTGTTGGCTATAAAATTGCTGGCGTCAAATACTATGTGGCAACTGACAGGCATGATTTAACAGCGGAACAAATAGCAACAATTTATAAACTCCGGTGGACCATTGAGGATTTTTTCAAATGGTGGAAAGAACATCTGAAGGTATATCATCTCATTGCCCGCAGTGAATACGGCCTTATGGTTCAGATTCTTGGCGGCCTTATCACTTACCTGTTACTGGCAATCCATTGCCAAAAACAGTTTAATGAAAAGGTCACGATCAAAAGAGTTCGGCAGCTGCGAACCGCCATTCTAAATGACCTGTTTGGCTGCGAGGAGCAGGGCTCTCATAATTCAAACAGGGACAATATTGTCAAAGATCAAAAAATTATTGAGCAAGCAAAAACCTAA
- a CDS encoding VWA domain-containing protein: protein MRRSVLGLSAILLVMFGILATGYAGGKSNLILIFDASGSMWGQINGKAKITIAKEAMDLIINDLPKDINIGLVAYGHRRKGDCDDVETMIPLGPLNAETFLAKIKSLNPKGKTPMVRSIRKTAEAIKHLEDETTILLVSDGEETCDPEPCNFVVQLEKLGIKFVLHVVGFDVGGQTEAQLKCMAKAGGGEYFPAKDAGKLKHALDTVIKKTVAKNLVVTSFDGKNNPVSVMIKVVDSSGNTVATDGGKRVSFGLVPGTYTLKVNPDTLTQKITVENVVVTESKVTQKKVVFAKSQIIVSMKDGNGNNVPGYIRIVDQKSGQSAEEGDHKGKISGFIVSPGEYIVDMECSNTGRRIKSEPFSIQPGENRNINGICANVRIGVLVTDAEGTPIKGYIRVVNLSPNEYGDEAYSESAMRFFEVPPGQYKVDVECPGDSRLRSTPFYIRQGQENKVRVNCGTKEINSALPSGDTGAASPAKAGKSISAVGASPSPVNQTTQKTVTQPGASGNPQDMQAMADQMQATAQKQAAQAQTDAMA, encoded by the coding sequence ATGCGTAGATCTGTTCTGGGGCTATCAGCGATTCTGCTTGTGATGTTTGGGATTTTAGCAACGGGTTATGCTGGGGGTAAAAGCAATTTAATATTGATTTTTGATGCATCTGGTTCCATGTGGGGGCAGATAAACGGTAAAGCCAAAATTACCATTGCCAAGGAGGCCATGGACCTGATTATCAATGACCTGCCAAAGGACATTAATATCGGCCTGGTGGCATATGGTCATCGCCGTAAAGGAGACTGTGATGATGTAGAGACCATGATTCCGTTAGGTCCTTTGAATGCCGAAACATTTCTTGCGAAAATTAAGTCATTGAACCCCAAGGGTAAGACCCCCATGGTTAGGTCCATCCGCAAAACGGCTGAAGCGATCAAGCACCTGGAGGATGAGACCACCATTTTGCTTGTCTCGGATGGTGAGGAGACCTGTGATCCTGAACCGTGCAATTTTGTGGTACAATTGGAAAAACTTGGCATCAAGTTTGTACTCCATGTGGTGGGCTTTGATGTGGGGGGCCAAACAGAGGCACAGCTCAAATGCATGGCCAAGGCAGGAGGAGGTGAATATTTTCCGGCCAAGGATGCGGGGAAATTAAAACATGCGCTGGATACCGTGATTAAAAAAACGGTGGCAAAAAACCTTGTGGTCACCTCTTTTGACGGTAAGAACAATCCGGTTTCCGTTATGATCAAGGTGGTTGATTCATCCGGCAACACAGTGGCAACAGATGGGGGCAAAAGGGTCAGCTTCGGTCTTGTACCCGGCACATACACCTTGAAAGTAAACCCGGATACGCTGACACAGAAGATAACCGTTGAAAATGTTGTGGTAACCGAAAGCAAGGTCACCCAAAAAAAAGTTGTCTTTGCAAAATCGCAAATTATCGTGTCCATGAAAGACGGGAATGGAAACAACGTTCCCGGCTACATTAGAATTGTGGACCAAAAGAGCGGCCAGTCTGCTGAAGAGGGCGATCACAAGGGCAAAATTTCAGGTTTTATCGTATCCCCTGGAGAGTACATCGTGGATATGGAGTGTTCAAACACGGGCAGGCGAATAAAAAGTGAACCATTCTCAATTCAGCCCGGTGAAAACAGAAATATTAACGGCATCTGTGCCAATGTACGCATCGGCGTACTTGTAACCGATGCTGAGGGCACCCCCATTAAAGGGTATATCCGCGTTGTAAACCTTTCTCCAAATGAATATGGTGATGAAGCCTATTCAGAATCCGCCATGCGATTTTTTGAAGTACCCCCGGGCCAATACAAGGTTGATGTGGAGTGTCCCGGTGACTCACGCCTGCGCAGTACTCCTTTTTATATCCGGCAGGGCCAGGAAAACAAAGTCAGGGTCAATTGTGGAACTAAAGAGATTAACTCAGCCCTGCCTTCGGGAGATACGGGTGCTGCAAGCCCAGCCAAGGCCGGAAAATCAATCTCAGCAGTGGGCGCTTCACCAAGTCCGGTCAATCAGACTACCCAAAAAACCGTAACTCAGCCTGGGGCTTCTGGAAATCCGCAGGATATGCAAGCCATGGCGGATCAGATGCAGGCGACAGCCCAGAAACAAGCTGCCCAGGCCCAGACCGATGCCATGGCATAG